A stretch of the bacterium genome encodes the following:
- a CDS encoding acyl-CoA dehydrogenase family protein gives MIDFRLTETDEAHLARTFAEGEIIRRYAREVDENEAEMPPNVLPEADEFYANAPALPEVGPEDTQGPVMMLLQIMAGNWGDYSVRLRRNTSGGLGNAALSAAGTDEQKEKWGGLLLSMAITEPGCGSDPSRVSTTAVLDEETNEWVLNGEKIFVTTGIRADGVVMWATIDKSAGRAGIKSFLVEKGTPGFEVPHKEKKLGIRADDTAAYVFSDCRIPRENLLGLDETIPKASSGGFRGVMKTFNMTRPATAAMGLGCAWAAIDLTREALEEAGVVLDYTTGPGGLGRLSAAAEKFMRLEALFEASKLATLQCGWMAGKGLPNNMESSVCKAHAGGAVRQITQGCIEILGSIGASRELLLEKWMRDSRITDIYEGTGEIQRLIIARGLLDYTRQDLK, from the coding sequence ATGATCGATTTTCGACTGACTGAGACGGACGAGGCGCATCTCGCGCGGACCTTCGCGGAGGGCGAGATCATTCGCCGCTACGCGCGCGAGGTGGACGAGAACGAGGCGGAGATGCCGCCGAACGTGCTGCCCGAGGCGGACGAGTTCTACGCGAACGCCCCGGCGCTGCCGGAGGTGGGCCCGGAGGACACCCAGGGGCCGGTGATGATGCTGCTGCAGATCATGGCCGGGAACTGGGGCGACTACTCGGTCCGCCTGCGCCGCAACACGAGCGGCGGTCTCGGAAACGCGGCGCTCTCTGCCGCCGGGACCGACGAGCAGAAGGAGAAGTGGGGCGGCCTGCTCCTCTCGATGGCGATCACCGAGCCCGGCTGCGGCTCCGATCCCTCGCGTGTGTCGACGACGGCGGTGCTCGACGAGGAGACCAACGAGTGGGTCCTGAACGGCGAGAAGATCTTCGTCACGACGGGCATCCGTGCCGACGGCGTCGTCATGTGGGCGACGATCGACAAGAGTGCCGGCCGGGCCGGCATCAAGTCGTTCCTCGTCGAGAAAGGCACGCCCGGCTTCGAGGTCCCGCACAAGGAGAAGAAGCTCGGCATCCGCGCGGACGACACCGCGGCCTACGTCTTCAGCGACTGCCGCATTCCGCGCGAGAACCTGCTCGGTCTCGACGAGACGATCCCGAAGGCGAGCTCCGGTGGCTTCCGCGGCGTCATGAAGACCTTCAACATGACGCGGCCGGCGACGGCGGCGATGGGTCTCGGCTGCGCCTGGGCGGCCATCGACCTGACCCGGGAGGCCCTCGAAGAGGCGGGCGTCGTGCTCGACTACACGACGGGTCCCGGCGGCCTCGGTCGACTCTCCGCGGCGGCGGAGAAGTTCATGCGCCTCGAGGCGCTCTTCGAAGCGTCGAAGCTCGCCACGCTCCAGTGCGGTTGGATGGCCGGCAAGGGTCTTCCCAACAACATGGAATCGTCGGTCTGCAAGGCGCACGCAGGCGGCGCGGTTCGCCAGATCACCCAGGGCTGCATCGAGATCCTGGGCTCGATCGGCGCTTCGCGTGAGCTGCTCCTCGAGAAGTGGATGCGCGACAGCCGGATCACGGACATCTACGAGGGCACGGGCGAGATCCAGCGCCTGATCATCGCCCGCGGTCTGCTCGACTACACCCGCCAGGACCTCAAGTAG
- a CDS encoding acyl-CoA dehydrogenase family protein: MISFGMSEEQELVRDAMREFAADAIRPIARECDEAAAVPADFLETAWMLGLTSTQIPEQYGGAGEERSLVTNAILLEELAHGDASLAMAALAPSLFANAILDHGTDEQKAALLPLFCGESYATGAVALTEAGPLADASQPRTEAEQKGESFILSGRKTFVAMGDRASHFLVTARLGDDVAAFIVPRDAAGLEVTDVERKMGLHALPTTGLELERVEVGQDALLGGTEGADVQAILNASRVGLAAVMLGMSRAVLEYCVPYTKDRVAFDEPISKKQSIAFRLAEMHVEQHALRQLVWQGASLLEHGEDATKAAWQARAYAAEKSMWIADNGVQILGGHGFIREHPVEMWFRNARTLGVMEGLVSL, translated from the coding sequence GTGATCTCATTTGGAATGTCCGAAGAGCAGGAGCTCGTGCGCGACGCGATGCGCGAGTTCGCTGCCGACGCGATCCGGCCGATCGCGCGTGAATGCGACGAGGCGGCGGCCGTCCCCGCCGACTTCCTCGAGACGGCCTGGATGCTGGGCCTGACCAGCACCCAGATCCCGGAGCAGTACGGCGGCGCCGGTGAAGAGCGCTCGCTCGTGACCAACGCGATCCTGCTCGAGGAGCTCGCCCACGGCGACGCCTCCCTCGCGATGGCGGCTCTCGCGCCTTCGCTCTTCGCCAACGCAATCCTCGACCACGGCACCGACGAGCAGAAGGCGGCGCTCCTGCCGCTCTTCTGCGGCGAGTCCTACGCCACCGGCGCGGTCGCGCTGACCGAGGCGGGGCCGCTCGCCGACGCGTCCCAGCCGCGCACGGAAGCCGAGCAGAAGGGCGAGAGCTTCATCCTCTCGGGTCGCAAGACGTTCGTCGCGATGGGCGACCGGGCGAGCCACTTCCTGGTGACGGCGCGCCTCGGCGACGACGTCGCCGCCTTCATCGTGCCTCGCGACGCCGCCGGCCTCGAGGTCACGGACGTCGAGCGCAAGATGGGCCTGCACGCGCTGCCGACGACCGGTCTCGAGCTCGAGCGGGTCGAGGTCGGGCAGGATGCGCTCCTCGGTGGAACGGAAGGCGCGGACGTCCAGGCGATCCTGAACGCGTCGCGGGTCGGCCTGGCGGCGGTGATGCTCGGCATGTCCCGCGCGGTGCTCGAGTACTGCGTGCCCTACACGAAGGATCGCGTCGCGTTCGACGAGCCGATCTCGAAGAAGCAGTCGATCGCGTTCCGCCTCGCCGAGATGCACGTCGAGCAGCACGCGCTTCGCCAGCTCGTCTGGCAGGGCGCGAGCCTGCTCGAGCACGGAGAGGACGCGACGAAGGCGGCCTGGCAGGCGCGGGCCTACGCGGCCGAGAAGAGCATGTGGATCGCCGACAACGGCGTCCAGATCCTCGGCGGCCACGGGTTCATCCGCGAGCACCCCGTCGAGATGTGGTTCCGCAACGCGCGAACCCTCGGCGTCATGGAAGGACTGGTTTCTCTCTGA